The genomic region CCTCACGCTGGAGTAGGATCAGCTTGATTGCTTCTAAGGCATGTAGCTTACACAATCATTAACATCTTCATTATTGTATTTGCAACATATTTTGTTATGATTTCCAATGACTATTCTGTTTTTGGCCTCTTATTTTATCATTCACGCAAAATGATAGAAAACATTAACATTACAATTAAAATGGAATAAATAATGGTGTCATgctttaataaataataataatggtttCATGCAATTTGATAATTTTGGCAGGTTGGAAAAGGGTTGTATCAAGACGCTAAGGCACAAAAACTGGCTTTCCAACATTGGATTGAAGCTGTAAGCCTGTTATTTTAAGCTAAAAAACTACTACTACtgctactattattattattattattattattatgttccGCAGATTGATCCAAGACATCGTTATGGTCATAATCTCAACTTTTACTATGAAGAGTGGGGTAAAGGTGATACAGAGCAGCCATTTTTTCATTGGTACAAAAACTTCTCTTGgttgattctttgattttttctgCCTCTAGTGCTATATGGGCCCACAAATATCTGCACAATGTTTCCTTTTAGATGCTTCGAATGTCAAACATTTCCACTTAATGCCTTGGCTTCAGCATTTGACTCCAAATGCAACtaaagtgataaaaaaagaaagtatgaaCACATGTACGTGAAAGTCTCAATAAAAACTATTCTGTCACTAAGACTGCTTATGAAACTGCTAATGCCTTCAATGACTCTTATTGTTGGTTGTCAAATAACATCAAGAGCATTACATTCTAGTCTGGTTTGTGTAAATTTTACATTCTGCCATGAGAGTTGCTAGGGTTCTTTATAAGAAAGGTCACATTTATCTGATTGTTGTTGCCTTCCACTGAGAAAATGATGGGAGAGATGGGGTTGATTATAACAGTAATCTCATCTATTGTGGAAAATGTTTATATGCTGACGTGATTGCAATGTCAATGTCAAACACTAAGACCAAGCGATCTATATGACAATGCATTTGCATCTACATCATGAtcctctttttcttcaaatGCCAAAGTTTCAGATCCCTAAAATCACCCCACATTTTCTGCAATGGCCTAAATCATTATTGATGTAAACAAAACCATTCAAGGATTGGTTAAACTGCCCTTTGCAATTTATTCTTTCAATTAGATATGGGAGACTACACTTACCCAAAGACTGATCAGGAGCTCAAAATCTCAGAAAACCTTTTGAGAGGGATTTAAATTAAGGAATATCAAAGAAAGCTCTGCAATCATTTTCATCACAGCCTAATTTGATATGGATTTTATCTTTCATTTGGCAGCCACCGAGTTTAGCCTTTCTTTTACCCTTTATATGTAGCCTTTGCACGTCTGTGCATTATGTTACTACTTGTTTGCATGCCAGTGCATACGCAAAGATGTGGTCATGCATCACCTCTAAATAAAAGCCTCCAATTATTGGGAAATGTCATATAAGAAATGAATACTATGTCATCTACTATGTTCAATAATTTCTagcattcataaaatcattATACAATGCaatagatgttttttttttcaaggactAAAGCTTTATCCAATAAAAAGCAGAAAATAGTCAAATACATTAAATCAGTACTTAAAAGAAAAGGCACAAAGACAGCAATCTGAAGATTATAAATGGAAACATGACACACATGTAACTCACAGCATTCTCTCCTTTTAATTTTCATCTAAGTACATGATAAACGTAACTAAAtcagtaaataaaaaaagaataaaaaataaaaactgttttaGTATTTAAAGTGTAATTCTTGATTTCTAAAAATACATGTTCATATGCAAAGATGCATCTCAATCTCCATCTCCGTAATTTCATCATGTATCCAATGTCCATTTAATTGCTGTCAAGAATAGTAAAACTAAATAGAAAGGGGAAATAGTTAAAAGATATGGTATCAAAGTACATTGCAAAAATAGAATGTCTGGAATATTATTGAATGTTAACTTCTTgctagaaaaacaaaaacaaaaaattattgaatgttAGTGGGCTAGCATGATAGGTTTCAAGCCAAGGGCTTGAAGCTTTATCTCAATGCTAGGGGGTATCTTCAAAATTGCAGAATACCTCTCATACAAAGACCTCACAAGAATGGAGATAATTATATACTTTCTCATACCTTGATGTCCcatgcaaaaagaaagaatctCTTGTGTCAATAAAATCAATGTGTCACTAAACAGCTTAATATATTCCTTGTGTAGGTTGGACGTTGGAGATGGCAAAGATGTTGATCTCAAAGATTGCCCAAGATCAAGGCTTCGACAAGAATGCATTAAATATCTCGGACTGGTATGTGAAAAGAATTTATAGGCAAGCTTTTGAAGAATGCAACAATGGCATTCACACTATGGAAGATTCAATGTGAAGCaatgaacacacacacacacagtgaAGGAGATAAAAGACAGAGAGAGATGcgagagagaaaacaagattgatttgagagaaaagaaaatgaattgcTTAACTTTCTATTACACTCCATGTACAGTATTTATAATCCAAAGCACCAGTAACCACCTGATTAACAACTCCTAAATTCACGGAATTGATCCGTGAAATGTGGAGGGAAATGAGGAGCTAACTAACTAACTGTAAACTGCCTAACCACCTGGAGCTGATGCACAACATGAAACGCACCGTTTTCGTAAGTCCAATTCCTCATAAATGAAACGCATCGTTTCACTTAAATACTCGTACAACTGTTAAATAACGACATCGTTCCGCGACATTTCTTCAAGTCCTGGAACTAGCCGTTGAAGCACTAGCCGTTGGAGTTTGAAGTTGGGTTTTGAGTAATGCTCTATGATGCTCTTCTTAGATTCTtaacatcccccctcaaacACGAGGCAGTATCTGCCAAGAGTTTGCTGCGCAGAACCAGATAATGGGGACCAGGCAACGGTTTGGTAAAAATATCAGCGAAATTGTCTCGCCCAGAAATGAATTTGATCCCCAAAGTTTGACGAAGAACACAACCCCTGACATAGTGGTAATCAACCTCGATGTGCTTGGTTCTGGAGTGAAAAACAGGATTAGAGGCTAAAGCTATCGCTGAGTTGTTGTCACACCAAAGAACGGGAAGATGATGGAGAAACAGTTTGAGATCCTTAATTAGAGCGCGAAGCCAAGTCATTTCAGCAGCAGTGGAAGCTAAGGCGCGATACTCTGCCTCAGTGGAAGAACGAGAAACTGTGGATTGTTTCTTGGAAGACCAAGAGATGGGGATCGAACCAAGGAAAATCAAAATACCAGTGGTGGACTTTCTGTCAGTGGGGTCACCAGCCCAATCTGCATCTGAGAAAGCAGAGAAGGTAAGTGGACCAGGAGTAAGGTGAATCCCAAAGTGTAAGGTGCCTCGCACATAACGAAGGACACGTTTGGCAGCCTCCAAATGAATAGATGTGGGATGATGCATAAACTGGCATAATTGTTGCACAGCAAAAGGACGTATCGGGACGAGTGAAGGTCAAGTACTGGAGAGCACCCACCATACTTCTATACTCAGAGGGGTCAGCCAGAGCAGAACCATCAAAAGGAGTAAGGCGAATATTAGGACAACAAGGAGTCTTGGTAGGTTTAGAATTCTCCATATGAAACCTATGAAGGACATCAGAGGCATACTTTGACTGGCAAAGAGTGAGGCCAAACTTTGAAGGCACTATTTGAATGCCTAAGAAGTAGGAGAGAGCACCCAAGTCCTTAAGCTCAAATGCCTTACTTAGTGCAGTAACAAGATGAGTGATCTGTGAAGGAGAATTGCCAGTGATGataatgtcatcaacatataccaGAAGATAGATGACTGTGGAATCATAGGAGAACACAAATAAGGAAGAGTCAGCCATGGAAGCTTCAAAACCAAGATGCAACAAGTGGGAGGTAAATCTGTCAAACCAGGCACGAGGGGCTTGTttcaaaccatacaaagatttATGCAATCTGCAGACATGATGAGGAAATTGGGGATCAATATAACCAGGAGGCTGTTCCATATATACCTCCTCTTTGAGAAACCCATGGAGAAAGGCATTGGAGACATCCAACTGCCTAAGAGGCCAATGAAAATTGACTGCAATGGAAAGAACTAGTCTGACAGTAGCAGGTTTCACAACTGGACTAAATGTCTCAGTGTAGTCCACACCTGCTTGTTGATGGAAACCCTTTGCAACCAGCCTGGCTTTATAACGAGCAATGGAGCCATCACTGTGTAATTTAAGCTTATACACCCATTTGCAACCTACCAAGTTAATGCCAGGTACTACAGGGACAAGAGACCAAGTTTTCTGTCTTTGTAAAGCTGAAAATTCTTCATCCATGGCCTGAATCCACTGAGGAAATTTACAAGCAATTTTATATGAAGGGGGCTCAGTGTGAGTGTAATCAACCATAGCCTTGTAACACAATTTTGGCTTAGAGATGCCATTCTTGGATCTTGTGGTCATTGGGTGAACATTCACAGGAGGAATGACAGAAGCAGATTCAGTGGGTGGTAAAGAGGAAGTAGAACAGGTGCTAATGGGAATAGACTGGACAGGAGGTGAAGAAGGAGGATTGGGTGAAGTTGAAGTAAGTGTAGGAATAGTATGAGTATGAGAAGTAGATGGAGGTAGAGTAACAGAATGGATTGAAgcaggagatgagggagatGAAGAATTTGGGGAGGAATGACTAGAGTTTGTAGTGGTGGTGGGATAAGGACCAAGAACAGAAGGTTGATTAGAGGCATGTAAGTAAAGTATGTTGGAGAACCAAACATCAGGTTTAGTGGTAGAAGAAGCTGAAGAAGAGGATGGTTTAGATGAAAAAGGAAATTTGACCTCATTGAATAACACATGTCTACAAGTGTAAAGATGGTGAGTGTTAAGATCAAGACACAAGTAACCCTTGGAATTGGTAGAATATCCTAGGAAAAGACACTCAGTGGTTCTATGGTTAAGTTTGTGCTTGGTGTATGGTCTGAGAAAAGGATAGCAGGCACAGCCAAAAACTTTAAGGGAAGAAATGTCAGGATGTTGACTATATAATCTGTACCAAGGGGAATTGAAACCTAAGGTAGTTGTGGGAAGTAAATTGATAAGGGATACAGCTGATTGAACTGCAAAAGACCAGTATGAGGTAGGTAAGTCAGCTTGAGATAGGAGTGTGATAGTGGTTTCAATTAGATGTCTGTGTTTTCTTTCAACTAGGCCATTCTGTTGTGGGGTATAGGGACAAGAGATTTGATGATGAATTCCATTTGAGGAGAGAAATGACTCAAAAGATTTGGAAGTGTACTCCCCTCCACCATCTGATCTAAGAGTTTTAATGGTGGTAGAAAACTGATTCTTAACCATAGCAAGAAATATAGCAAACTTAGTGTGAACTTCAGATTTTGCAGAAAGCAAATATAGCCAAGTAAAACGAGTGAAATGATCAACAAAAATCACATAATATTTGTACCCATTTATTGAATTGACAGGTGCAGGACCCCAAAGGTCAGTATGTACAAGTTCAAAGGGAGAATTTGCAACAAATTGTGATCTAGGAAAGGGTAATCTATGCATTTTGCCATGAAGACAATGTACACAAGAGTTGACAAAGCTAACATTATTATTGACAGACAATCCATTATTTTGTAACAAAATCCTAAGGACTTGAGAGTTTGGGTGACCAGTTCTGCTGTGCCACAGATGCCAGTTTGAAGAGGAAAGTTGAACAGAATGACACAGTTTATTGGGAAGCAAAAGATCAATGGCCTTGTGAGGATAGATGGGGTACACACCACCTTCACTCTTGCCCTTGTAAAGAGTTTTCCCCGTGGCCAAGGCCTGGATGAGCAAGGTGTTTGCATCAAAATAACACCCACAGTTATTATCAAGACAAATTTTGTGAACTGAAGCAAGATTAGAAGCAATTGAGGGAACCCTAAGCACATTTCTAAGATGAATAGAATTATTGGAAGTTGGAATTGAAGAGTTACCTATATGAGTAATAGGTAGATTTTGGCCATTGCCAACTGTGAGATGTTCCTGACCTGTGTAAGGCTTAGGGAAGTTCAAATGACTGAGGCTTGAGGTGACATGATCTGTGGCTGCACTGTCTGCCAGCCATGGTTGTTCTTGTGTTATCATTGAGTTTGAGGAAGTTGCCATTGCAGCTAGTTTTGTGGGTGGATGTTTGCCTTGGTAGGCATAATCCATCCTATGGTAACAGTCTAATGCCAAATGACCTGCCTTACCACATATCTGACATATAGGCCTCTCTGATTTGACATTGGAGCTGCTTTGAGAAAACTGAGAATGTGGTGAGAATTGATTGAATTGATTGGGTGATGGACCTCTGCCTCTACCTCTTCCATTGTGATTCCTTCCTCTTCCTCTGTTGTAAGGCTGGTTGTGGTTATGAAACCCACTCGAGTTGTTGAACCTTGGTGCAGTGTTAACTGCCATTGCAAAGGTGGAGTCCTTGACCTCCATTCCTTCATTCAGTGATTCCTCTTCTGCATTTAGCAAAGTAGCAAGCTCATCAAAGCTTAACTTGGTGCTTCTGGTCCTAATTGCAGACCTAAATGCACTAAACTCCTTTGGAAGACCTTTAATTGCTACATGTAGTAGTTCTTCATCATCCAAGAATACTCCAACAGCCATAAGCTTGTCTCTTATCACCTTGATCTTCTGCAGATATGCATCCACAGTATCAGATCCTTTCTTCACATTGTGGAGCTCACCCTTCAGATTCATCACATGTGACCTTGAGATAGATGAGAATCTGTTTTCAAGAACCTTCCAGACTTCTTGAGCTGAAGTACATCCAACAGTTATAGCCAGAACTGAGGGAGTGAGGGTTGAGCTAATGAAGGTAAGAAGTGCCTTTTCCTTTGATTTCCAGATAAGATAATCTGGGTTGAGTACTGAGGTTGTAGCACCAGATAAGTCCTTGAGAAATTTCTCAGGAAAAGTGAAGCTTCATCAAGAAGTTCAATCATGGAGTAAGTTTCTAGCACCATGGAAATCTGATGTTTCCAAACGATGTAATTGGAAGAATCCAGTTTAACTGTCATCATATTGGACATATTTGACAGCAATAGCAGTGGTTGATTTGTGAGATTGATGGAGTTAGATGTAGAAGTTGAAGGTATGGTTGTTGAGGTTGAAGTTGAGGTAGTTTCTGCCATTGAAGGTAAGATCgtatgctctgataccatgaaaaGAATTTATAGGCAAGCTTTTCAAGAATGCAACAATGGCATTCACACTATGGAAGATTCAATGTGAAGCaatgaacacacacacacacagtgaAGGAGATAAAAGACAGAGAGAGATGcgagagagaaaacaagattgatttgagagaaaagaaatgaattgCTTAACTTTCTATTACACTCCATGTACAGTATTTATAATCCAAAGCACCAGTAACCACCTGATTAACAACTCCTAAATTCACGGAATTGATCCGTGAAATGTGGAGGGAAATGAGGAGCTAACTAACTAACTGTAAACTGCCTAACCACCTGGAGCTGATGCACAACATGAAACGCACCGTTTTCGTAAGTCCAATTCCTCATAAATGAAACGCATCGTTTCACTTAAATACTCGTACAACTGTTAAATAACGACACCGTTCCGCGACATTTCTTCAAGTCCTGGAACTAGCCGTTGAAGCACTAGCCGTTGGAGTTTGAAGTTGGGTTTTGAGTAATGCTCTGTGATGCTCTTCTTAGATTCTTAACAGTATGCTCCTCCTTTAATATGAAACCTAGTATCACAGTTCATAAATCATAAACCAAGATCAGAATGGGGTCGGATTATTACTATGGTTGGAACACCAACTTTGTATGTTCCGTGGAAATCAATTATATCAATAGCCATTAATGAGTCTAATGCATTTCAGAGTATCATGAAATACCatgatagaaataaaataagtgCCGTTTCTGGTTATTACTTAATTTTCTACAAGCAGGAAGCACTAAAACTCTACCTACAAAATAGCTTTGTGTTTTGCATACTAGAAAGCTTATGGGAATGAATTAACTTCAATTGGATTTTAGATGCTCTTTAACACCTGCTCTACTTAAGCTTTCCTAACTTCACTCACACTGTTTGTGGATATGCACCATGAACAAGCAAGAAAGGGAATACTATGAATACGTAATTGCTGAAGGGATGATGGTGCATAAACAAACGGGAAGTCTCCTTGATACAAGTCAAAAATTGCAAGGCTCAAAATGGATTTTTGTTATGAGTACCTCCAAAAAACTTTATGCTGGTGAGGTAAAAACTGATACAAACACCACACAATTTGTTGACCGTATTCTCAGATCTAAGATGCCACTTTAGTTTGCATCATCTGAAGCCTAATGCTTTGTCTCCTTCCCATCAGAAAAGGAAGGGATCATTTCATCATTCCAGCTTCCTTGCAGGAGGGGCCACTTTGGCTGCTGGAAGACTTGAGGCAGAAAGTGGCAAGCTCAAGGTATGCATGTAGCAagcatttattataatgttTCCATAATGCCATTTTCTAATGACATTTTTGTATAATTCAATGTTCTCATTATGGAGACATACAACTAAAAATGTTCCATACCTCTAATCTACACATTAAAGTATTCAACCTAAAGCTTAAGCTATCATTGGAGAGGCCCAACAATTACATATACAACCAAGCACACACCCAACCTGTTTGGGATTCCTCTCTCACTTCCAGGCTCACCAGAAACtgaaaccaaagaaaaatatgctcAACGACCCCACTGTTATTGAAAGAAAGACAAGTAGGCCAGGCACATGGAATCCAAGAACAAACAAGCCAGACCTTAACATCTTGTTCGTTCTGGGCCTCTATTTAGTAAACAGCCCTCAAATCCAACTTGCTGTAGATACTAAGTACAGATGctttcacaaaaaatatatgattgcTATGGAAGGGAACTGCATATCTTAATTTCACATTTCCCATGGTGTATGGGGTTGGAGGAGTTGAAACAGTTGCTTGTACCTGAAAAGTGCAACACTATCATCCTCTAGTGAAGCATATAAttgtagaattttaatttagataCAAGCAAATCCtatcaaagaattaaaaaagtattaatgACTTTAATCTTTCAAAATTGCTTCTGAATTTAGAAGATCTTATTTTTTACCCTTATTAAGGGTGAACTTTGAATTATATGAATGTTTAGCTCAAATGTTACTTTTAATAATAGATGTCAACAAAATGCAAGACTAAGTTAACTACTTGATTATATGGTTTACTCAAAGCTGATGTGAGGTTCAGTTTAGTTTGAATGAGCTCACAGGACCAtcttttgtttataaatttatgcaattaaTTGCGTAAGAATCCCAAGCTCTTTAAGACAAGTTGATGCTGGCAGCGGCAGATCTCATAAATTCTTCTAGATTACTATATGTCAAATCAACATAATTTGCATATGGCAAAGTCCCATTATATAGATCCCAGAGCTCTCACATTTCAATTCTTCTCagcttttttattaattttttttttttttttaattcaacagttgggggaggggggatcAATTCTTCTAGTAGTTAACACATTAAACCCATTCATTTGGTATCAAAGGAAACGCACTGGTAAGTACCATCTATGTGCTAAATATTCTACACACATCAGCATATTAACTCTGGTAGGATCAATAAAAGCTTCCAGTTACAGATAATAAAACACTATTCTTTTTGGGTAACataataaaacataattttataaggaatctattcttttaattttattttaacaaaggAGATAGTTTACCAACGTACTTTGTATATAAACTTGAAAAGTCTCTGTTTCTTGCATCCAAATTCTGAACATGTCCTTATGACTTCCAGTCTGTATCGGCATACAGTGGACATTACAGACCAACTGCGGAGAACCTTGGCAGCTTCTTAGCCTTCCTTGATGAGAATGGGGTCAACCTTGATGAAGTTCAGGTATGCAACTTATATATAATGTCATTTCACAAATCTGCTACCCCTCTTCTAATTTTACATTGATTTAGGGTAtgtttgaataccgcttattttgctaaaactgaaaaattattgctgaaagtattgtagattaAGGTAAAAGTtggttgaaatagtacagtgggaactataaataatgtcaaaaagtgtagtgggctcatgaatagtagcaaaaataaactgaatagtaatataattttcatttttcattcttacccaaatgcacacttaatTGCAGTTGATAGAACATTTGGAGACATGAAAATagcttttcaaaattttaggatATTGTGGGTCacaatttgatatatatgaACTTTTTTCTGCCATTGTTCACTTTTGTACTTCTTTTTATAATCCAAAACTTGTACAATGTAACCAACATATGCCTAATGTACTGCTTCTACCACATTTCCTCTGAGCTCTATCTATTTTAGTCAGGTATTTTCCCCTACGGAAGATCATGAGAGCTACAATAGCCGCAAATCAGTTAATGAAGGAAgttattcaacaaaaaatgtTCAAGAAGAGAGTAAACTTGGAGAACTAACAAATTATGAACCACCCTGCCAAGCTCCTAGGGAGAGTGAGATTAACAGCAGACCCTCTGAATCATGTACCTATGCTCAAACAAAAAGCATACGAACACACAGTTATAAGAGAACCTCATCCAGTAATCTCCAGAGAACCAGAACAAGTCTTCCAAAGAAAGAGATATTGCAGAGGATCAAGTCAATAAAGGAAGTAAGTTCATATCAACTAGGGCATCAGCTGTCATTGAAATGGTCAACTGGAGCAGGCCCAAGAATTGGGTGTGTCGCGGATTACCCTCTGAAACTAAGGCTTCAAGCCCTTGAGTTTGTTAACCTCTCACCAAGGGATCCTCCCACACCATCAGTCTTTGATGTTTTTCTTGGTTCAATTACAACTTTATGTGTGGTAATGTGACCTTAGATTGACTGTCTTTCTTACAAGTTACTATAAGAAGTCAACATCACTTTACTTTTCAATTCTTTCTATACTGTTTAGTCCTCTTTCAATATCATCTCATAGAAATATCGATCATCTCAGATGATCATGGAttcatttctcttattttctcaCATGTAAAAGACTATAATGTATGAGCAATTACTTTTTTCATCTAATATCCCTAGCTTATTCCCCACAGTGCAATACAAACATGGCATCAGGCATGTATCCAGTGTCAAACAACTGGGCTGTCAGCCCATCCAATACCTCGTGGAGATTTGTTTCTTGTAATTGTGTGTAATGAGTCGCAGAAAAGTAATATATACTGTTCTTCAATTCAGCCCAGCTATATCCTGTATCTTTCTTTAATACCTTCTCCTTCATTATTTTTCGCACTTGTGCTGCTTCATCCCACATCTTGGCCTCAGCATATATATTTGAAAGCATGATATGAGCTGAAGTATCTTCTGGATCAATACTCAAAATTTTCTCAGCAGCGTATCTTCCCAGAGCTACATCCTTGTGAATTTTGCAGCCAGACAAGAGACACCGCCAAACCACCTTATTAGACTCCATAGGAAAACTCCTTATGAGTTCAAAAGCTCTTTTTGTCTGTCCTTTACGGGCAAAGAGGCTGACTAAAGAAGCTAAATGATCTGTTCTTGGGGAAATGCCATGGTCTTTGATCATCGAATTGAAGTGGTGCCATCCCTCCTCTACCAGTCCCACATGCCCACAAGCAGATAAGACTCCAAGAAAAGTAATACCATTAGGTTTGATCCCATTACTACGCATTATGTTATAGATCTCTAAAGCTTCCCTCCCAAATCCATGTTGGGCATATCCCACAAGT from Castanea sativa cultivar Marrone di Chiusa Pesio chromosome 11, ASM4071231v1 harbors:
- the LOC142614861 gene encoding IQ domain-containing protein IQM3-like — encoded protein: MALSVDCHDHDLASMSMDSQDRKIAFVSTAAVRLQKVYRSYRTRRRLADSAVVAEELWSQAIDYARLNHSTVSFFDFHKAETAASRWSRISLIASKVGKGLYQDAKAQKLAFQHWIEAIDPRHRYGHNLNFYYEEWGKGDTEQPFFHWLDVGDGKDVDLKDCPRSRLRQECIKYLGLQEREYYEYVIAEGMMVHKQTGSLLDTSQKLQGSKWIFVMSTSKKLYAGEKRKGSFHHSSFLAGGATLAAGRLEAESGKLKSVSAYSGHYRPTAENLGSFLAFLDENGVNLDEVQVFSPTEDHESYNSRKSVNEGSYSTKNVQEESKLGELTNYEPPCQAPRESEINSRPSESCTYAQTKSIRTHSYKRTSSSNLQRTRTSLPKKEILQRIKSIKEVSSYQLGHQLSLKWSTGAGPRIGCVADYPLKLRLQALEFVNLSPRDPPTPSVFDVFLGSITTLCVVM